Proteins from a genomic interval of Kitasatospora kifunensis:
- a CDS encoding TIGR03767 family metallophosphoesterase — translation MSAISRRRFISGASAASAGAAISLAGGTFASAAELDRALAATAARAVKVTGTTLEQVATPVGATGYRRLLAGPGWPLAVRGELATAQNGRDDRRTPLASFVQFTDMHLADTESPMRFEYLARWNDAAYRPQEALTVRGASSLVERVNSLGTGPYTGLPFSLVMATGDNTDNHEQIELDWYLSVMSGGRVTPNSGDPTRYEGVQNSGSSIYWNPELSYRDSYKAAGFPEVPGFLGAAGRPFSAPGLKVPWYTTVGNHDDSIEGTLPDLGLLNDIYTGDRKIEGCDDADAAKLADLLQHNPAEAVLLLGRLLSDADAVREITPDSRRKPFTVKEFAQAHLNPAYTGAGPFGHGFTADAAASGQLYYTFRIADGVLGISLDTTNAAGFADGSIGTAQLKWLEQQLQAHSGHWYNTDGSAVSGGHGNDLIVLFSHHTSTTMGNLLPDPRHLFERRHNGDELVALLQRYPNVVAWVNGHSHQNRITAHGHAVAERAFWEINTASHIDYPQHARIIELTDNGDGTISLFTTLIESAARYATDFQDTSDEGLAALYRELAYNDPYATPSVKLGTSLDHNTELLLAKPGH, via the coding sequence ATGTCCGCGATCAGTCGACGCCGGTTCATATCCGGCGCCAGTGCCGCCAGCGCCGGAGCGGCGATCTCCCTCGCCGGTGGAACGTTCGCGTCGGCCGCCGAGCTGGACCGGGCACTGGCGGCCACCGCCGCCCGCGCCGTCAAGGTCACCGGCACCACGCTCGAGCAGGTGGCCACGCCGGTCGGCGCCACCGGCTACCGTCGACTGCTCGCAGGGCCCGGTTGGCCGCTGGCGGTCCGCGGCGAACTCGCCACCGCCCAGAACGGGCGCGACGACCGTAGAACCCCGCTGGCCAGCTTCGTCCAGTTCACCGACATGCACCTGGCGGACACCGAGTCCCCGATGCGCTTCGAGTACCTGGCCCGCTGGAACGACGCCGCCTACCGGCCGCAGGAGGCGCTCACCGTGCGCGGCGCCTCATCGCTGGTCGAGCGGGTCAACTCGCTCGGCACCGGCCCGTACACCGGCCTGCCGTTCAGCCTGGTGATGGCCACCGGCGACAACACCGACAACCACGAGCAGATCGAACTCGACTGGTACCTCTCGGTCATGAGCGGTGGTCGGGTGACCCCCAACAGCGGTGACCCGACCCGCTACGAGGGCGTGCAGAACTCCGGCAGCAGCATCTACTGGAACCCCGAACTCTCCTACCGGGACTCCTACAAGGCGGCCGGCTTCCCCGAGGTCCCCGGCTTCCTCGGCGCGGCGGGCCGACCGTTCTCCGCGCCCGGCCTGAAGGTCCCGTGGTACACCACGGTCGGCAACCACGACGACAGCATCGAGGGCACCCTGCCCGACCTCGGCCTGCTGAACGACATCTACACCGGCGACCGCAAGATCGAGGGCTGCGACGACGCGGACGCGGCCAAGCTCGCCGACCTGCTGCAGCACAACCCGGCCGAGGCCGTACTACTGCTGGGCCGACTGCTGTCGGACGCCGACGCGGTGCGTGAGATCACCCCGGACAGTCGCCGAAAGCCCTTCACGGTCAAGGAGTTCGCCCAGGCGCACCTCAACCCCGCCTACACCGGCGCGGGTCCGTTCGGTCACGGCTTCACCGCGGACGCCGCCGCCAGCGGCCAGCTCTACTACACCTTCCGGATCGCGGACGGGGTGCTCGGCATCAGCCTGGACACCACCAACGCGGCCGGATTCGCCGACGGTTCGATCGGCACGGCCCAGCTGAAGTGGCTGGAGCAGCAGCTGCAGGCGCACAGCGGCCACTGGTACAACACGGACGGCAGCGCCGTGAGCGGGGGCCACGGCAACGACCTGATCGTCCTGTTCAGCCACCACACCAGCACCACCATGGGCAACCTGTTGCCCGACCCGCGCCACCTCTTCGAGCGGCGGCACAACGGCGACGAGCTGGTCGCCCTGCTCCAGCGCTACCCGAACGTGGTGGCCTGGGTGAACGGCCACAGCCACCAGAACCGGATCACCGCCCACGGCCACGCCGTGGCCGAGCGCGCGTTCTGGGAGATCAACACCGCCTCGCACATCGACTACCCCCAGCACGCCCGAATCATCGAGCTCACCGACAACGGCGACGGCACCATCTCGCTGTTCACCACCCTGATCGAGTCGGCCGCCCGCTACGCCACCGACTTCCAGGACACCTCTGACGAGGGCCTGGCCGCGCTCTACCGCGAGCTCGCCTACAACGACCCGTACGCCACGCCCTCGGTCAAGCTGGGCACCTCCTTGGACCACAACACCGAGCTGCTGCTGGCCAAGCCGGGGCACTGA
- a CDS encoding ASCH domain-containing protein has protein sequence MTTDPAPAQALEGLPLAEFGFPGPLRDQLVAAILDGSKTSTTGLLADYEHEGEALPYVGERAVVIDSAEQPVAVIEVTAVRVVPLREVDLAHAVDEGEGCRTVAEWRAVHEEFWHGAEVREALGDPQFTVDDDTPVVLERFRLLTRLDGPH, from the coding sequence ATGACCACCGACCCCGCCCCCGCCCAGGCCCTCGAGGGGCTGCCCCTCGCCGAGTTCGGCTTCCCCGGCCCGCTCCGAGACCAACTCGTCGCCGCGATCCTCGACGGGTCGAAGACCTCGACCACCGGCCTGCTCGCCGACTACGAACACGAAGGGGAGGCGCTGCCGTACGTCGGTGAGCGCGCCGTGGTGATCGACTCCGCCGAGCAGCCCGTCGCCGTCATCGAGGTGACGGCGGTGCGCGTGGTCCCGCTGCGCGAGGTCGATCTCGCGCACGCCGTGGACGAAGGCGAGGGCTGCCGGACGGTGGCCGAGTGGCGGGCCGTGCACGAGGAGTTCTGGCACGGCGCGGAGGTTCGCGAGGCCCTCGGCGACCCGCAGTTCACCGTGGACGACGACACCCCGGTGGTCCTCGAACGCTTCCGCCTGCTCACCCGGCTGGACGGACCGCACTGA
- a CDS encoding GNAT family N-acetyltransferase: MIESERVGLRARHESDVAVLQTELYDDVVTRVRADSRPWRPVPPGSAAAPHAVAAPSDDVVCFSVVELASGELAGDAVLWGIDTHNRTAHLGISLRPAFRGRGLGTDVVRALCHYGFVIRGLHRLQLETLADNAAMLAAAGRVGFSVEGTLRRAAWVSGAFVDEVVLGLLAEDWVPVSS, translated from the coding sequence ATGATCGAGAGTGAGAGGGTCGGGCTGCGCGCCCGACACGAGAGTGATGTCGCCGTACTGCAGACCGAGTTGTACGACGACGTGGTGACCCGTGTCCGCGCCGACTCCCGTCCCTGGCGACCCGTTCCACCCGGCTCGGCGGCCGCCCCGCACGCGGTGGCCGCGCCGAGCGACGACGTGGTCTGCTTCTCGGTGGTGGAGCTGGCGTCGGGGGAGCTGGCGGGCGATGCCGTGCTGTGGGGCATCGACACCCACAACAGGACCGCGCACCTGGGGATATCGCTGCGCCCGGCCTTCCGCGGCCGCGGGCTCGGCACCGATGTGGTCCGCGCGCTCTGCCACTACGGCTTCGTCATCCGGGGCCTGCACCGGCTGCAGCTGGAGACCCTGGCGGACAACGCCGCGATGCTCGCGGCCGCGGGCCGGGTCGGGTTCTCGGTCGAGGGCACGCTGCGGCGGGCGGCCTGGGTGTCCGGGGCGTTCGTCGACGAGGTGGTCCTCGGGCTGCTGGCGGAGGACTGGGTGCCGGTGTCGTCCTAG
- a CDS encoding DUF2087 domain-containing protein translates to MSEPTQSVAALFRHGRLTAIPRRTAPRAALLDHLATSLFEPAREYSEPEVNEALRTVHDDCSALRRYLVETGRLTRTRDGRCYRRTADGA, encoded by the coding sequence ATGTCCGAGCCCACCCAGAGCGTGGCCGCGCTCTTCCGCCACGGACGCCTGACGGCGATCCCGCGCAGGACGGCCCCTCGGGCCGCGCTGCTCGACCACCTCGCCACCAGCCTGTTCGAGCCGGCCCGCGAGTACAGCGAGCCCGAGGTCAACGAGGCCCTGCGCACCGTGCACGACGACTGCTCGGCGCTGCGCCGCTACCTGGTGGAGACCGGTCGGCTCACCCGCACCAGGGACGGCCGGTGCTACCGGCGCACGGCTGACGGAGCGTGA
- a CDS encoding aminoglycoside phosphotransferase family protein: protein MTARPQPGRLRVPPALAAAQQTEEWRAWVAELPTLAGEFLERWQLRPDGAPTHGAVSLILPVRQPDGSPAVLKLQPVDEETRGEPIALRAWGRGLAAELLDSDPDTGTLLLERLDAARSLAAVPDDTLAVRELAELLAALVDRPAPAGLPRLADLAAAMLHRLPRALPQLAAPADRQLLATCGAAVRELLAEPGDRLLHWDLHYDNVLAPLPAYGQDRSRWLAIDPKPLAGDPGFELLPALRNRWEDVVATGDVTRAVRHRFRLLTDTLDLDRLRATGWTLGRILQNTLWDLDDGATAVDPVQVAIAGALLEA from the coding sequence GTGACCGCCAGACCGCAGCCCGGCCGACTCCGCGTCCCGCCCGCCCTCGCGGCTGCCCAGCAGACCGAGGAGTGGCGGGCCTGGGTCGCCGAGCTGCCCACCCTGGCGGGGGAGTTCCTCGAACGCTGGCAGCTGCGCCCGGACGGCGCGCCCACCCACGGGGCCGTCTCGCTGATCCTGCCGGTCCGCCAACCGGACGGCTCGCCAGCGGTGTTGAAGCTGCAACCGGTGGACGAGGAGACCCGCGGCGAGCCGATCGCGCTGCGCGCCTGGGGCCGCGGCCTGGCCGCCGAGCTGCTGGACAGCGACCCCGACACCGGGACGCTGCTGCTCGAACGCCTTGACGCGGCCCGCTCGCTCGCCGCGGTGCCCGACGACACCCTCGCGGTGCGTGAACTCGCCGAGCTGCTGGCCGCCTTGGTGGACCGTCCGGCGCCCGCCGGGCTGCCGCGACTGGCCGACCTCGCCGCGGCGATGCTGCACCGCCTGCCGCGCGCCCTGCCCCAGCTGGCCGCCCCCGCCGACCGCCAGCTGCTGGCCACCTGCGGGGCCGCGGTGCGCGAGCTGCTCGCCGAGCCGGGCGACCGGCTGCTGCACTGGGACCTGCACTACGACAACGTCCTCGCCCCGCTGCCCGCGTACGGCCAGGACCGGTCCCGGTGGCTCGCCATCGATCCGAAGCCGCTGGCCGGCGATCCCGGCTTCGAGCTGCTACCCGCCCTGCGCAACCGCTGGGAGGACGTCGTGGCGACCGGAGACGTGACGCGGGCCGTGCGCCACCGGTTCCGGCTGCTGACCGACACCCTCGACCTGGACCGGCTGCGGGCCACCGGCTGGACCCTGGGCCGCATCCTGCAGAACACGCTCTGGGACCTTGACGACGGGGCCACGGCGGTGGATCCGGTGCAGGTCGCCATCGCGGGCGCGCTACTGGAGGCGTAG
- a CDS encoding NAD(P)/FAD-dependent oxidoreductase, producing the protein MTALREVAVVGAGAAGLHAAEALRRAGYDGRLTLVGAEPEPPYDRPPLSKHLLGGAWQPDRLALRGPDALHELDLDLRLGVRAERLDRQARTVHLADGGRLRCDAVILATGVRARRLPGATEPLAGAHVLRTVSDALALREELRPGVRLLVVGGGLLGAEAAATAVGLGAEVTWLVSTATPLAAVLGAQTAALLTGLHREHGVRIRQGVAAAVTQQGGRATGVQLVDGSQLAADAVLMAVGSEPETGWLADSGVPLEDGVACDAYCAAGPGVWAAGDAAAWPEPGTGRRRRLEQRTNATEQAATAARNLLAGPDGVRRPYEPVPYLWTDQYELRVQAYGHPGGADRFELVEGSLTERRFAAVCVREGLVRGAVGIGAARALRGLRAQVAAASPWPAAG; encoded by the coding sequence GTGACCGCTCTGCGGGAGGTGGCCGTCGTCGGGGCCGGCGCGGCGGGTCTGCACGCCGCCGAGGCGCTGCGGCGGGCCGGCTACGACGGCCGCCTCACCCTGGTCGGCGCCGAGCCCGAGCCGCCCTACGACCGGCCGCCGCTCTCCAAGCACCTGCTCGGCGGGGCCTGGCAGCCGGACCGGCTGGCGCTGCGCGGCCCCGACGCGCTGCACGAGCTCGATCTCGACCTGCGCCTGGGGGTGCGGGCCGAACGCCTGGACCGCCAGGCGCGGACCGTGCACCTGGCGGACGGCGGACGGCTGCGGTGTGACGCCGTCATCCTGGCCACCGGGGTCAGGGCACGCCGGCTGCCGGGTGCCACCGAGCCGCTGGCCGGCGCCCATGTGCTGCGCACCGTCTCGGACGCACTCGCGCTGCGCGAGGAACTGCGGCCCGGGGTCCGGCTGTTGGTGGTCGGCGGTGGACTGCTCGGGGCCGAGGCCGCCGCCACGGCGGTCGGTCTCGGCGCCGAGGTGACCTGGCTGGTCTCCACCGCCACGCCACTGGCCGCCGTGCTGGGCGCGCAGACGGCCGCGCTGCTGACGGGCCTGCACCGCGAGCACGGCGTGCGGATCCGCCAGGGCGTGGCCGCGGCGGTCACCCAGCAGGGCGGCCGGGCCACCGGGGTGCAACTGGTCGACGGCTCCCAACTGGCGGCCGACGCCGTACTGATGGCCGTCGGCTCCGAGCCGGAGACCGGTTGGCTGGCCGACAGCGGCGTGCCGCTCGAAGACGGCGTGGCCTGCGATGCCTACTGCGCCGCCGGGCCCGGAGTCTGGGCGGCCGGCGACGCCGCCGCCTGGCCCGAGCCGGGCACCGGCCGACGCCGGCGACTCGAACAGCGCACCAACGCGACCGAGCAGGCGGCCACCGCCGCCCGCAACCTGCTGGCAGGTCCGGACGGTGTCCGCCGGCCCTACGAGCCGGTCCCGTACCTGTGGACCGACCAGTACGAGCTGCGGGTCCAGGCCTACGGCCATCCGGGAGGCGCCGATCGGTTCGAGCTGGTCGAGGGCAGCCTCACCGAGCGGCGGTTCGCCGCCGTCTGCGTACGAGAGGGGCTGGTTCGCGGGGCGGTGGGGATCGGCGCCGCACGGGCGCTGCGCGGCCTGCGGGCCCAGGTGGCCGCCGCGAGCCCGTGGCCGGCCGCAGGGTGA
- a CDS encoding ferredoxin, producing the protein MLVHIDQDKCCGAGHCVLAAPEVFDQRDEDGIVVLLDARPPAELQQAVREAADVCPAAAIRLEMV; encoded by the coding sequence ATGCTCGTCCACATCGATCAGGACAAGTGCTGCGGAGCCGGCCACTGCGTGCTCGCCGCGCCCGAGGTCTTCGACCAGCGTGACGAGGACGGCATCGTCGTCCTGCTCGACGCCCGGCCGCCGGCCGAACTCCAGCAGGCCGTCCGCGAGGCCGCCGATGTCTGCCCAGCCGCCGCGATCCGGCTGGAGATGGTGTGA
- a CDS encoding cytochrome P450, whose protein sequence is MATAAPTPTPRLTAPAPRGACPFAPPPAYQQAHREEPISRISLWDGSTVWLVTRHQDVRAVLGDARFSADAVNPGFPFLSAGARELASGKPTFIRMDDPEHARLRRMLTGDFMIKKVEALRPEIQRIAEELLDKMIAGGSSADLVRDFALPLPSLVICLLLGVPYEEHDFFQECSRVLLRRDADPAQVRAAQDSLVDYLAKLTESKRTAPDDGILSRLVARGELTAEEIGSMGRLLLVAGHETTANMTALSVLALLRNPEQLERLREHPELIGGAVEELLRYLTIVHSGLARVATEDVTLGGVELRAGDGVILMLNTANRDEQEFPGGDDLDVSRDARRHLAFGFGVHQCLGQPLARLELQIALSTILRRLPGLRLAASFEELRFRNEMLIYGVHELPVAW, encoded by the coding sequence ATGGCCACCGCCGCCCCCACCCCCACCCCCCGACTCACCGCCCCCGCCCCGCGCGGGGCTTGCCCGTTCGCTCCACCGCCCGCCTACCAGCAGGCCCACCGCGAGGAGCCGATCAGCCGGATCTCGCTCTGGGACGGCTCCACCGTCTGGCTGGTCACCCGCCACCAGGACGTCAGGGCGGTGCTCGGCGACGCCCGCTTCAGCGCCGACGCCGTCAACCCCGGCTTCCCGTTCCTCAGCGCCGGCGCTCGGGAACTCGCTTCCGGCAAGCCCACCTTCATCCGGATGGACGACCCGGAGCACGCCCGGCTGCGGCGGATGCTCACCGGCGACTTCATGATCAAGAAGGTCGAGGCGCTGCGCCCCGAGATCCAGCGGATCGCCGAGGAACTGCTGGACAAGATGATCGCCGGCGGCTCGTCCGCCGACCTGGTGCGCGATTTCGCGCTACCGCTGCCGTCCCTGGTGATCTGCCTGCTGCTCGGCGTTCCCTACGAGGAGCACGACTTCTTCCAGGAGTGCAGCCGGGTCCTGCTGCGCCGGGACGCGGACCCCGCCCAGGTGCGGGCCGCCCAGGACAGCCTGGTCGACTACTTGGCCAAGCTCACCGAGTCCAAGCGCACCGCGCCCGACGACGGCATCCTCAGCCGCCTGGTGGCCCGCGGCGAGCTGACGGCCGAGGAGATCGGCTCGATGGGCCGCCTGCTGCTGGTCGCCGGGCACGAGACCACGGCGAACATGACCGCGCTCTCGGTGCTCGCCCTGCTGCGCAACCCCGAGCAGCTCGAGCGGCTGCGCGAGCACCCGGAGTTGATCGGCGGCGCGGTGGAGGAGCTGCTGCGCTACCTGACCATCGTGCACTCGGGCCTGGCCCGGGTCGCCACCGAGGACGTCACCCTCGGCGGTGTCGAACTGCGGGCCGGCGACGGCGTGATCCTGATGCTCAACACCGCGAACCGGGACGAGCAGGAGTTCCCGGGCGGCGACGACCTCGACGTGTCCCGCGACGCGCGCCGGCACCTGGCGTTCGGCTTCGGCGTCCACCAGTGCCTGGGCCAGCCGCTGGCCCGGCTGGAGCTGCAGATCGCGCTCAGCACGATCCTGCGGCGGCTGCCCGGGCTGCGGTTGGCGGCCTCGTTCGAGGAGCTCCGGTTCCGCAACGAGATGCTCATCTACGGCGTCCATGAGCTGCCGGTCGCCTGGTGA
- a CDS encoding MarR family winged helix-turn-helix transcriptional regulator has translation MPDATDNWAATSELEAVLASVAYLLTRSQAHERQTARAGIKAARSDIYLLRALAEAEDASRVGDLAAWLMVEPSHVTRQIDRLQAQQLVERTPDALDRRARQVALTVEGQAVLNRLKQANIASLMNALDGIPEPDVATTVGVLRHLVERYARKVRDELHPEAAAADATPDT, from the coding sequence ATGCCGGACGCGACAGACAATTGGGCCGCCACCTCCGAGCTGGAGGCGGTGCTGGCCTCCGTGGCCTACCTGCTGACCCGCTCACAGGCGCACGAACGCCAGACGGCCCGGGCCGGCATCAAGGCCGCCCGGTCGGACATCTACCTGCTGCGCGCGCTCGCCGAGGCCGAGGACGCCAGCCGGGTGGGCGACCTGGCCGCCTGGCTGATGGTCGAGCCTTCGCACGTCACCCGGCAGATCGACCGCTTGCAGGCCCAGCAACTCGTGGAGCGCACCCCCGACGCGCTCGACCGCCGGGCCCGCCAGGTGGCCCTCACGGTGGAAGGGCAGGCGGTGCTCAACCGTCTGAAACAGGCCAACATCGCCAGCCTGATGAACGCGCTCGACGGCATCCCCGAGCCCGACGTCGCCACCACCGTCGGCGTGCTGCGCCACCTCGTGGAGCGCTATGCGCGCAAGGTGCGGGATGAACTGCACCCCGAGGCCGCCGCAGCGGACGCCACCCCCGACACGTGA
- a CDS encoding alkaline phosphatase family protein: protein MSGMTRRRLLGAAAGVAGGAAAMTLLPPSVQQAVAAGVPRRGSLRDVEHVVLLMQENRSFDHYFGTLSGVRGFNDPNALRLDTGRSVFYQPDSVNPDGYLLPFHLDTRTTSAQAIPSTSHAWAVQHQAWNGGKMDQWLPAHRAADGVNGPYVMGYYTRADIPFQFALAESFTICDNYYCSVQGPTWPNRLYWMTGSIDPDGTGGGPIIQNAAPTPLTWTTYAEQLEAAGVSWKVYQEADNYETDVLSLFANFQNAKPGDPLYDKGMARQPTGTFEDDARNGRLPAVSWILPTSYQSEHPDYLPAAGADFVASKIEAIASNPELWAKTVFILNYDENDGLFDHVAPPVPDDPDTDGEFIQGLPIGGGFRVPCIIVSPWTVGGWVASEAFDHTSVLQFLECFTGVSAANVTDWRRQTFGDLTSAFQFRTGTSRAPKLPDTAAQLALAEQEVANNPKPTLPGADQHFPRQEPGGRRHVPPHRG, encoded by the coding sequence ATGTCCGGAATGACCCGACGCCGGCTGCTCGGTGCGGCGGCCGGTGTGGCCGGCGGTGCGGCGGCGATGACGCTGCTGCCGCCGAGCGTGCAGCAGGCGGTGGCGGCCGGTGTGCCCCGGCGCGGCTCGCTACGCGATGTGGAGCACGTGGTCCTCCTGATGCAGGAGAACCGCTCCTTCGATCACTACTTCGGCACCCTGTCCGGCGTGCGCGGCTTCAACGACCCGAACGCGCTGCGGTTGGACACCGGCCGCTCGGTCTTCTACCAGCCGGACAGCGTCAACCCCGACGGCTACCTGCTGCCGTTCCACCTGGACACCCGCACCACCAGCGCCCAGGCGATCCCGTCCACCAGCCACGCCTGGGCCGTGCAGCACCAGGCGTGGAACGGCGGCAAGATGGACCAGTGGCTGCCGGCCCACCGGGCCGCCGACGGCGTCAACGGGCCGTACGTGATGGGCTACTACACCCGTGCCGACATCCCGTTCCAGTTCGCGCTGGCCGAGTCCTTCACCATCTGCGACAACTACTACTGCTCGGTGCAGGGCCCGACCTGGCCCAACCGGCTCTACTGGATGACCGGAAGCATCGACCCCGACGGCACGGGCGGCGGCCCGATCATCCAGAACGCCGCGCCCACGCCGTTGACCTGGACCACCTACGCCGAGCAGCTGGAGGCGGCGGGGGTGAGCTGGAAGGTCTACCAGGAGGCCGACAACTACGAGACCGACGTGCTCTCGCTGTTCGCCAACTTCCAGAACGCCAAGCCGGGTGACCCGCTGTACGACAAGGGCATGGCCAGGCAGCCGACCGGGACCTTCGAGGACGACGCCCGCAACGGCCGCCTGCCGGCGGTCTCCTGGATCCTGCCGACCAGCTACCAGTCCGAGCACCCGGACTACCTGCCGGCCGCCGGCGCCGACTTCGTGGCATCGAAGATCGAGGCGATCGCCAGCAACCCCGAGCTCTGGGCGAAGACCGTCTTCATCCTCAACTACGACGAGAACGACGGCCTGTTCGACCACGTGGCCCCGCCGGTGCCGGACGACCCCGACACGGACGGCGAGTTCATCCAGGGGCTGCCGATCGGTGGCGGCTTCCGGGTCCCGTGCATCATCGTCTCGCCCTGGACGGTGGGTGGTTGGGTGGCCTCGGAAGCGTTCGACCACACCTCGGTGCTGCAGTTCCTGGAGTGCTTCACCGGGGTCAGCGCCGCCAATGTCACCGACTGGCGGCGCCAGACCTTCGGCGACCTCACCTCGGCCTTCCAGTTCCGCACCGGCACCTCGCGGGCGCCGAAGCTGCCCGACACCGCCGCCCAACTCGCGCTGGCGGAGCAGGAGGTGGCCAACAACCCGAAGCCGACGCTGCCCGGTGCCGACCAGCACTTCCCGCGGCAGGAGCCGGGAGGCCGCCGTCACGTACCGCCGCACCGCGGGTGA
- a CDS encoding sigma-70 family RNA polymerase sigma factor, whose product MHGTHDENGEHEELARRFEEQRGQLRAVAYRLLGSASEAEDAVQEAWLRLSRVDGATVDNLPAWLRTVVSRICLDLLRSRAARREELVGQQPPDQPWEDGAGDGADPEQEAVLVESVGRALLVVLDTLGPAERIAFVLHDLFAVPFEQIAPIVERTPVAAKKLASRARHRVQGAPVLPGAELARHRRVVEAFLAASRGGDLAGLLAVLAPDVVRRADPAALPAGAALEARGAQLVATETLVFGRRARWAASALVDGTVGVVVAPRGRLVIALRVTVVDDRIAAYEVIADPARLARLELAVLGG is encoded by the coding sequence ATGCACGGCACGCATGACGAGAACGGCGAGCACGAGGAGCTGGCCCGGCGGTTCGAGGAGCAGCGCGGCCAGCTGCGCGCGGTCGCCTACCGGCTGCTGGGCTCGGCGAGCGAGGCGGAGGACGCGGTCCAGGAGGCCTGGCTGCGGCTCAGCCGGGTGGACGGCGCGACGGTCGACAACCTGCCCGCCTGGCTACGGACGGTGGTCTCCCGGATCTGCCTCGACCTGCTGCGCTCGCGCGCCGCCCGCCGCGAGGAGCTGGTCGGCCAGCAGCCGCCCGACCAGCCCTGGGAGGACGGTGCCGGTGACGGCGCCGACCCGGAGCAGGAGGCCGTGCTGGTCGAGTCGGTGGGCCGTGCGCTGCTGGTGGTGCTGGACACGCTGGGCCCGGCCGAGCGGATCGCCTTCGTCCTGCACGACCTGTTCGCCGTCCCGTTCGAGCAGATCGCCCCGATCGTGGAGCGCACGCCGGTCGCCGCCAAGAAGCTGGCCAGCCGTGCCCGCCACCGGGTGCAGGGTGCACCGGTGCTGCCCGGCGCCGAGCTGGCCCGGCACCGGCGGGTGGTCGAGGCCTTCCTCGCCGCCTCGCGCGGCGGCGACCTGGCCGGGCTGCTCGCGGTGCTGGCCCCCGACGTGGTGCGCCGGGCGGACCCGGCCGCGCTGCCGGCGGGCGCGGCGCTGGAGGCCCGCGGGGCGCAGCTGGTGGCCACGGAGACGCTTGTCTTCGGGCGCCGGGCGCGCTGGGCGGCGTCGGCCCTGGTCGACGGAACCGTGGGCGTTGTGGTCGCCCCGCGCGGTCGGCTGGTCATCGCGCTGCGCGTCACGGTGGTGGACGACCGGATCGCGGCCTACGAGGTGATCGCCGACCCGGCGCGCCTGGCACGGCTGGAGCTGGCCGTTCTCGGCGGCTGA
- a CDS encoding FMN-dependent NADH-azoreductase, producing MNHTPAELTAPASLLHLDSSASPTEHSVSRQLTALFANTWRERHDTAGYRYQYRDLAAEPVPLVGPGYVTLGQRLAAHGVLPPAQVAAQVQDPSEEQEWALTLPLIQEVLAADTLLLGVPMYNFAVPAALKAWIDRITFPGAFTDPRTEQSLLRGTRVVIVTARGGGYGPGTPREAFDHQTSFLRMYFGNLGVAEEDLFVIHAELTRAGAVPALAQFKELAASSLATAREQLLTLATADPRQSEPTERQAAASLS from the coding sequence ATGAACCACACCCCAGCCGAGCTCACCGCGCCGGCCTCCTTGCTGCACCTGGACTCCAGCGCCAGTCCCACCGAGCATTCCGTCAGCAGGCAGCTGACCGCACTCTTCGCGAACACCTGGCGCGAGCGGCACGACACGGCCGGCTACCGGTACCAGTACCGGGACCTCGCGGCCGAGCCGGTCCCGCTGGTGGGCCCCGGCTACGTCACGCTCGGCCAGCGACTGGCAGCACACGGCGTGCTGCCGCCGGCCCAGGTGGCCGCCCAGGTCCAGGACCCGTCGGAGGAGCAGGAGTGGGCGCTGACCCTGCCGCTGATCCAGGAGGTGCTGGCCGCGGACACCCTGCTGCTGGGCGTCCCGATGTACAACTTCGCGGTGCCCGCCGCGCTGAAGGCCTGGATCGACCGGATCACCTTCCCCGGCGCGTTCACCGATCCGCGGACCGAGCAGAGCCTGCTGCGCGGGACCCGGGTGGTGATCGTCACCGCGCGTGGCGGCGGTTACGGGCCCGGCACACCGCGGGAGGCGTTCGACCACCAGACGTCCTTCCTGCGGATGTACTTCGGCAACCTCGGGGTGGCCGAGGAGGACCTGTTCGTGATCCACGCCGAGCTGACCCGGGCCGGCGCCGTGCCTGCGCTGGCGCAGTTCAAGGAGCTGGCGGCAAGCTCGCTGGCGACGGCGCGGGAGCAACTGCTGACCCTGGCCACCGCCGACCCGCGGCAGAGCGAGCCGACGGAGCGTCAGGCGGCGGCGTCGCTCAGCTGA